AGGATAAAAATAAGCATCAGCGGCAAAATCGACAGGACTGACATGGAGAACATGGCACCGTAGTCTGAAGTGGAAGCCGGATCACAAAACAGCTTCAACGCCAGGCTGATGGGGTATAAT
The Anaerotignum faecicola genome window above contains:
- a CDS encoding carbohydrate ABC transporter permease; the encoded protein is LYPISLALKLFCDPASTSDYGAMFSMSVLSILPLMLIFILLQRYLVEGIASSGIKG